The following are from one region of the Planctomonas sp. JC2975 genome:
- a CDS encoding histidine kinase yields the protein MNAVSGTASAGRVDAAGSTSARATRMRRVVDGSIALVVAVLTTIGVWAELTAAQPPVAFPAGAYLIGLAASAVLLLRRDRPFATALMVFLLVAVYHFVGYPGAAPAMALFIALFTLAELASSLWWIVIAVLFVPAWQAVQSLPPNATPPASYALTGPAMGMLCLIAFGVAARQLRRNNAREVAMARLESEAEANERIAADRLRIAREVHDVLAHTISAVTVQSAAALDAFDAGEPQRARESVERIRTLTRQASPEVRRAVEYLRGEEEPSRSPQPGLSQLDDLVAGARDAGLDVGFRLGADPERVSPVTALTAYRIVQEAVTNVVKHSDGTRIDIDVRSVTDRLVIDVVDDGTSHSGTASTGTADTGPIDDPGGGTVASSTSPTGGYGLRGMHERAAAVGGSATAGARAAGGFVVHAELPLTGAPEGVA from the coding sequence GTGAACGCCGTCTCGGGCACGGCATCCGCTGGCAGGGTGGACGCCGCCGGCTCCACGTCAGCACGTGCGACGCGGATGCGCCGGGTGGTCGACGGCTCGATCGCCCTCGTCGTCGCCGTGCTCACGACGATCGGCGTCTGGGCTGAACTGACGGCGGCGCAGCCCCCCGTCGCGTTCCCCGCCGGTGCGTACCTCATCGGCCTCGCCGCGAGCGCGGTGCTGCTCCTGCGCCGCGACCGGCCCTTCGCCACCGCGCTCATGGTCTTCCTCCTCGTGGCGGTGTACCACTTCGTCGGATACCCGGGCGCGGCCCCTGCGATGGCGCTGTTCATCGCGCTCTTCACACTTGCGGAGCTCGCGTCGTCGCTGTGGTGGATCGTGATCGCGGTGCTGTTCGTGCCTGCCTGGCAGGCGGTGCAGTCGCTTCCGCCGAATGCGACACCGCCCGCGTCGTACGCGCTCACCGGCCCCGCGATGGGGATGCTGTGCCTCATCGCCTTCGGCGTCGCTGCGCGGCAGCTGCGCCGCAACAACGCGCGCGAGGTCGCCATGGCGCGCCTGGAGAGCGAGGCAGAGGCGAACGAGCGCATCGCGGCGGACCGGCTGCGGATCGCTCGCGAGGTGCACGACGTTCTGGCGCACACGATCTCGGCCGTGACGGTGCAGAGCGCCGCCGCACTGGACGCGTTCGATGCCGGTGAGCCGCAGCGCGCCCGTGAGTCCGTCGAGCGCATCCGCACCTTGACGAGACAGGCCAGCCCCGAGGTCCGTCGCGCCGTCGAATACCTGCGCGGCGAGGAGGAGCCGTCGCGCTCCCCGCAGCCGGGACTCAGCCAGCTCGACGACCTCGTCGCCGGAGCGCGGGATGCCGGCCTCGACGTGGGATTCCGTCTCGGCGCCGATCCCGAGCGCGTCTCGCCGGTGACGGCTTTGACCGCTTACCGCATCGTGCAGGAGGCCGTCACGAACGTCGTGAAGCATTCCGACGGGACTCGGATCGACATCGACGTGCGGTCGGTCACCGATCGGCTCGTCATCGATGTCGTGGACGACGGTACGTCCCACAGCGGCACAGCCTCGACCGGCACTGCCGACACCGGACCGATCGACGACCCGGGCGGCGGCACCGTTGCGTCCTCCACCTCGCCTACGGGAGGGTACGGGCTCCGGGGCATGCATGAACGCGCCGCCGCCGTCGGGGGCAGCGCCACGGCCGGAGCACGCGCGGCGGGAGGATTCGTCGTGCACGCCGAGCTCCCGCTCACCGGAGCACCGGAAGGGGTCGCGTGA
- a CDS encoding M1 family metallopeptidase, with translation MTAAQSVGAHTAGDPYLPRSGNGGYRVEHYDLDLRYRVSTNRLDAKAIITAVATQELSSFSLDLHGLRAGKVSVDAAKRTRFRQTTGKLIVTPERPITAGSAFTVLIDYAGSPRPRRSRWGAVGWEELTDGVIVASQPSGAPTWFPCNDHPSDKAAYRIRVSAEQAYTVVATGELVSRTVASGRMTWTYECPEPTATYLATVQIGRYLSREIGDEGTRIEVDYPVSLESRVTSDVRVVPRMLGYFSTIFGPYPFPSYRMIVTQDELEIPLEAQGAAIFGANHMDGESGSVRLVAHELAHQWFGNSVGLASWQHIWLNEGFACYAEWLWSEHDGRDSADVLAHRFHAALLMQPRDLVLSDPGPDDLFDDRVYKRGALTLHALRVLLGDAPFFELIRTWTDRHRFGLVTTQDFQTLAGETTGRDLDAFFRSWLDSKALPPLMHALPAPPEQR, from the coding sequence ATGACCGCCGCGCAATCGGTGGGTGCCCACACCGCTGGAGACCCCTATCTGCCACGCTCGGGCAACGGCGGCTACCGTGTCGAGCATTACGACCTGGATTTGCGATACCGGGTGTCCACGAATCGACTCGACGCCAAGGCGATCATCACCGCCGTCGCCACGCAGGAACTCTCCTCGTTCAGCCTCGACCTGCACGGTTTGAGGGCCGGCAAGGTTTCGGTTGATGCAGCCAAGCGGACCCGGTTTCGGCAAACGACCGGAAAGCTCATCGTCACACCGGAACGCCCGATTACGGCCGGCTCGGCTTTCACGGTCCTCATCGACTACGCGGGCTCCCCTCGACCGCGCCGGAGCCGGTGGGGCGCGGTGGGTTGGGAGGAGCTGACGGATGGTGTCATCGTCGCGTCGCAGCCTTCAGGAGCGCCCACCTGGTTCCCTTGCAACGACCACCCATCGGACAAGGCGGCCTACCGCATCCGCGTCTCGGCCGAACAGGCGTACACCGTCGTCGCCACCGGCGAGCTCGTCTCGCGAACCGTAGCGTCTGGACGCATGACCTGGACGTACGAATGCCCGGAGCCGACGGCCACCTACCTCGCGACGGTTCAGATCGGCCGTTACCTCTCACGTGAAATCGGCGACGAAGGCACCCGGATCGAGGTCGACTACCCGGTTTCGCTCGAGTCACGAGTCACCTCAGACGTGCGAGTGGTGCCGCGAATGCTCGGGTACTTCTCGACCATCTTCGGCCCCTACCCGTTCCCGTCGTATCGCATGATCGTGACGCAGGACGAACTGGAGATCCCGCTCGAGGCGCAAGGAGCCGCCATCTTCGGGGCCAATCACATGGACGGCGAGTCCGGCTCGGTACGTCTGGTCGCACACGAACTCGCGCATCAATGGTTCGGCAACAGCGTTGGATTGGCTTCGTGGCAGCACATCTGGCTCAACGAGGGCTTCGCGTGCTATGCGGAGTGGCTCTGGTCAGAACACGACGGACGGGATTCTGCAGACGTCCTCGCCCATCGATTCCACGCCGCCCTTCTGATGCAGCCTCGAGACCTGGTGCTTTCCGATCCCGGCCCCGACGACCTCTTCGACGACCGCGTCTACAAACGGGGTGCGTTGACCCTTCACGCGCTCCGAGTGCTGCTCGGCGATGCACCGTTCTTCGAACTCATCCGCACCTGGACGGATCGCCACCGCTTCGGCCTCGTGACGACCCAGGACTTTCAGACTCTCGCAGGCGAGACCACCGGGCGCGACCTGGATGCCTTCTTCCGATCGTGGCTCGATTCGAAGGCGCTACCCCCGCTTATGCACGCGCTTCCGGCACCTCCCGAGCAACGCTGA
- a CDS encoding class I SAM-dependent methyltransferase, whose translation MSDSGHLEANRANWDERVAGHLVGYDTDGFVADAARISTVVRDDLALMAGHLPNGSVRGLSLAHLQCHIGTDTLSFARLGARVTGVDFSGAAIAAARSLTERAGLDASFVQSTVEEAPSAVREQFDVVYTSIGVLGWLPDLGAWARSIRRLLKPGGLFYVRDGHPMLWTMDDETDDDLVVRYPYFATGEPLRVDEATSYIGSAVLSNTVTYEWPHSLSEILGALLNEGLLIEAYGEQDTLPWKALPFMIETDPGGPQDGNWVLPRGRERMPMTFSIAARG comes from the coding sequence ATGTCTGACAGCGGACACCTGGAAGCGAACCGTGCGAACTGGGATGAGCGCGTCGCGGGCCACCTGGTCGGTTATGACACGGACGGCTTCGTGGCGGATGCCGCGCGCATCTCGACAGTCGTCCGTGACGATCTCGCGCTGATGGCCGGCCATCTCCCGAACGGATCGGTACGTGGGCTGTCGTTGGCGCATCTGCAGTGCCACATCGGCACCGACACGCTCAGTTTTGCGCGGCTGGGGGCCCGGGTGACCGGCGTCGATTTCTCCGGCGCAGCGATCGCAGCCGCACGTTCACTGACCGAGCGTGCCGGCCTTGATGCGTCATTCGTCCAATCGACCGTCGAGGAAGCACCGAGCGCGGTGCGCGAGCAGTTCGACGTCGTGTACACGAGCATCGGCGTGCTGGGCTGGCTGCCCGACCTCGGTGCGTGGGCACGGAGCATCCGTCGCCTCCTCAAGCCCGGCGGATTGTTCTACGTGCGCGACGGGCACCCGATGCTGTGGACGATGGATGACGAAACGGACGACGACCTCGTCGTCCGTTATCCGTATTTCGCGACGGGAGAGCCACTGCGCGTTGACGAGGCGACCAGCTATATCGGATCAGCGGTCTTGTCGAACACGGTGACGTACGAATGGCCGCACTCTCTATCGGAGATCCTCGGCGCCCTGCTGAACGAAGGCCTGCTGATCGAAGCGTACGGCGAGCAAGACACCCTCCCTTGGAAGGCTCTGCCCTTCATGATCGAGACCGACCCGGGTGGGCCTCAGGACGGCAATTGGGTTCTCCCCAGGGGTCGCGAACGCATGCCGATGACGTTCTCCATCGCCGCACGCGGCTAG
- a CDS encoding ABC transporter permease, which produces MKTTAILRLETVRMLRDPKYLALAVLAPIGFYLLFATLFGGGPTRPGELPGTVEIMVAMAAYGAIWAVLSTTGPRISEERQIGWLTQVRAMPLRASSVIGAKIVASVLTALPAIVLVCLTAAIVKGVSLSAGQWVSLVAAMWVGSAAFAMLGIAIGFAVGADAAYPLSYGLYMALSALGGLWVPPDILPAGMKDAAVWLPTYNLAKLGWDIAGGSVPTLASVANLFGWTLVFGCLALLAYRAPSLRPRPRRKRRAVLAAATAE; this is translated from the coding sequence ATGAAGACCACTGCCATCCTTCGCCTGGAGACCGTGCGGATGCTGCGCGATCCGAAGTACCTCGCGCTCGCCGTTCTCGCCCCCATCGGCTTCTACCTGCTGTTCGCCACCCTCTTCGGCGGGGGTCCCACCCGGCCGGGCGAGCTGCCGGGCACCGTCGAGATCATGGTCGCGATGGCCGCCTACGGAGCGATCTGGGCCGTGCTCTCCACGACGGGTCCGCGCATCTCGGAAGAGCGCCAGATCGGCTGGCTGACCCAGGTGAGGGCCATGCCGTTGCGGGCATCCTCGGTGATCGGCGCGAAGATCGTCGCCAGCGTGCTCACGGCGCTTCCCGCCATCGTGCTCGTGTGCCTCACGGCAGCGATCGTCAAGGGCGTGTCACTGAGCGCCGGTCAGTGGGTGTCGCTGGTGGCCGCGATGTGGGTCGGCAGCGCCGCGTTCGCCATGCTCGGCATCGCCATCGGCTTCGCCGTCGGAGCGGATGCCGCATATCCGCTGAGCTACGGGCTCTACATGGCGCTCTCCGCACTCGGCGGGCTGTGGGTGCCGCCCGACATCCTGCCCGCCGGGATGAAGGATGCTGCCGTCTGGCTGCCCACGTACAACCTTGCGAAGCTCGGCTGGGACATCGCCGGGGGATCGGTGCCGACACTCGCCTCGGTCGCGAATCTCTTCGGATGGACCCTCGTCTTCGGATGCCTCGCCCTCCTCGCCTATCGCGCACCGTCGCTGAGGCCGCGTCCCCGACGAAAGCGCAGGGCAGTGCTCGCCGCCGCGACCGCGGAATAG
- a CDS encoding glycosyltransferase family A protein has translation MSAELVSVIVPTHNGVRYLRHTLDSLSGQTYPDVEVIVVDDGSTDDTVAMAHDHPVRPQVLEQNNSGVAVARNRGLAAAGGDWVAFIDQDDLWHSERVDALLELAHRRHVDAVATTETSFSYASDRIALASVGDGREGWAKFWIADDDEDALLTADLPAEGEEEIPLARLLKGAAMVTTAVMYRRELAIAAGGCAPHARALDDHLLNLNVARIAGPITRARNGQLFYRVHSGSASTFSPMVGPFLSTQAALRLGGIFPTDHQIGSNIDHTLFGIGRSELSFADKLGLLLLTTPKGTRARWMLRWATRQLRIRR, from the coding sequence GTGAGCGCCGAACTGGTGAGCGTCATTGTTCCAACCCATAACGGGGTTCGGTACCTGCGGCACACGCTCGACAGTTTGAGCGGACAGACATATCCCGACGTTGAGGTGATCGTCGTCGACGACGGATCCACCGATGACACCGTGGCGATGGCACACGACCACCCGGTACGGCCACAGGTGCTCGAACAGAACAACAGTGGTGTTGCAGTGGCACGAAATCGTGGGCTTGCCGCCGCCGGTGGTGACTGGGTGGCGTTCATCGATCAGGACGATCTTTGGCATTCGGAACGCGTGGACGCGCTCCTGGAGCTCGCACACAGGCGGCATGTGGACGCGGTGGCGACGACAGAGACGAGCTTCTCGTACGCCTCAGATCGAATAGCACTCGCAAGCGTCGGTGACGGTCGTGAGGGATGGGCGAAGTTCTGGATAGCAGATGATGACGAGGATGCACTCCTGACGGCGGATCTTCCGGCCGAGGGAGAAGAGGAGATTCCATTGGCACGCCTGTTGAAGGGCGCGGCGATGGTCACGACAGCTGTCATGTATCGTCGCGAACTCGCCATCGCGGCGGGTGGGTGTGCACCGCATGCCCGCGCTCTTGATGACCACCTCCTCAACCTGAACGTCGCCCGAATCGCTGGACCCATCACCCGTGCCCGCAACGGCCAATTGTTCTATCGAGTGCACTCCGGGTCAGCCTCGACGTTTTCGCCCATGGTTGGACCTTTCCTTTCCACGCAGGCCGCTCTCCGGCTCGGCGGGATCTTCCCAACCGATCATCAGATCGGGTCGAACATCGATCACACTCTGTTCGGCATCGGCAGGTCTGAACTCTCCTTCGCCGACAAGCTGGGACTTCTGCTGCTGACGACACCGAAGGGCACGCGTGCACGCTGGATGCTCCGCTGGGCGACCCGCCAACTCAGAATCAGGCGCTAA
- a CDS encoding ABC transporter ATP-binding protein, translating into METTSAALHLGGVTKSYGATYAVRGVDLTVERGSTVALLGPNGAGKSTLVGMMVGLVRPDTGTVAVAGLSATEAVASGRIAVMLQDAGLMPGIRVGELVRLAAALYAEPFPADEALAMAGVSEIAKRRVDRLSGGQAQRVRFSLAVVGRPEVLVLDEPTRALDVEGRNAFWAAIRAYAGTGRTVLFSTHYLDEVEGNADRVVMLAAGRVVADGTPHEVRSDAGVSRVRYLLDNEPDADTGDAIDVLGDRELVLSTARRGDRLEVTTADSDELVRRLVGSGLPWHGLEVTPPDLDDSYLRLTGAAAATGSTASTTHQERS; encoded by the coding sequence ATGGAAACGACATCCGCTGCCCTGCACCTGGGCGGCGTCACGAAATCGTACGGGGCGACGTACGCCGTCCGCGGCGTCGACCTGACGGTCGAGCGCGGGAGCACCGTCGCCCTGCTCGGACCCAACGGCGCGGGCAAATCCACGCTCGTCGGAATGATGGTGGGCCTTGTACGACCCGACACGGGCACCGTGGCGGTCGCCGGGCTGTCCGCAACGGAGGCCGTCGCGTCCGGTCGCATCGCCGTCATGCTGCAGGATGCCGGGCTCATGCCGGGCATCAGGGTGGGCGAGCTCGTCAGGCTGGCGGCCGCACTCTACGCGGAACCGTTCCCCGCGGATGAGGCTCTGGCCATGGCCGGCGTCTCCGAGATCGCCAAGCGCCGCGTCGACAGGCTCTCCGGTGGACAGGCGCAGCGCGTGAGGTTCTCTCTTGCGGTGGTCGGCCGTCCCGAGGTCCTTGTGCTCGACGAGCCGACTCGGGCGCTCGACGTCGAGGGGCGCAACGCGTTCTGGGCTGCCATCCGCGCGTACGCCGGCACCGGACGCACCGTGCTGTTCTCCACGCACTACCTCGACGAGGTGGAGGGCAACGCCGACCGCGTCGTCATGCTGGCCGCCGGGCGGGTCGTCGCGGACGGAACCCCGCACGAGGTGCGGTCGGATGCCGGGGTCTCGCGCGTCCGGTACCTCCTCGACAATGAGCCCGACGCGGATACAGGCGATGCCATCGATGTGCTCGGCGACCGTGAACTCGTGCTGTCTACGGCGCGGCGCGGCGACCGGCTCGAGGTGACCACGGCCGACTCGGACGAGCTGGTGCGCCGACTCGTGGGGTCCGGACTCCCGTGGCATGGCCTGGAAGTGACGCCGCCCGACCTCGACGACAGCTACCTCCGACTGACCGGGGCCGCAGCGGCCACCGGATCCACCGCATCGACGACTCATCAGGAGCGATCATGA
- a CDS encoding PhzF family phenazine biosynthesis protein: MRFAYVDVFAARPLSGNPVVVVDGAAGHPDAVLQSLAREFNQSETAFVLPADVTRDGQADWRLRSFTPTGAEVFGAGHNALGAAVWLAASERLEPGRASFIQAIGGENYTVTVTEVTPEQAHVAIRQAPPTRLATFRDRDALALALGVASDAVLVELVPEVVSTGAAHLLVPLRTRADVDAARPDPGALSRLLSSIGAEGCAVFSLDPAEQGAAAHVRFFNPAMGIAEDPATGTAAGPLAVKLLRDGLVSPARTVVIAQGHRVGRPSLLSVDVDGDHVTLHGDGIVVARGDLLI; encoded by the coding sequence ATGCGCTTCGCCTACGTGGATGTGTTCGCGGCACGACCGCTTTCGGGCAATCCCGTCGTCGTCGTCGACGGCGCTGCCGGGCATCCGGATGCCGTGCTGCAGTCCCTCGCGCGCGAGTTCAATCAGTCGGAGACCGCGTTCGTGCTGCCAGCGGACGTCACACGTGACGGACAGGCCGACTGGAGGCTGCGCTCCTTCACACCGACCGGCGCCGAAGTGTTCGGTGCCGGGCACAACGCGCTCGGCGCCGCCGTCTGGCTGGCCGCATCCGAACGCCTCGAGCCAGGACGCGCATCCTTCATCCAGGCGATCGGAGGCGAGAACTACACAGTGACGGTCACCGAAGTCACCCCGGAGCAGGCTCATGTTGCGATCCGTCAGGCACCGCCGACACGACTCGCGACGTTCCGCGACCGCGACGCGCTCGCGCTCGCGCTTGGGGTCGCGTCCGACGCCGTGCTCGTCGAACTCGTGCCCGAGGTCGTCTCCACTGGGGCGGCGCACCTCCTCGTGCCGCTGCGCACCCGTGCCGACGTCGATGCGGCACGACCCGACCCAGGAGCGCTGTCCCGGCTGCTGTCGTCCATCGGGGCGGAGGGGTGCGCCGTGTTCAGCCTGGATCCCGCCGAGCAGGGTGCTGCCGCCCACGTGCGGTTCTTCAACCCGGCCATGGGTATTGCGGAGGATCCCGCAACCGGAACGGCCGCCGGTCCACTCGCCGTCAAGCTGCTGCGCGACGGGCTCGTGTCGCCCGCACGCACAGTGGTGATCGCGCAGGGACACCGCGTAGGACGGCCCAGTCTGCTCTCGGTCGACGTGGATGGCGACCATGTGACGCTGCACGGCGACGGAATCGTGGTCGCCAGAGGCGATCTTCTCATCTGA
- a CDS encoding aldo/keto reductase — translation MNTIPTPSSPTWLRPLGSTGISVSAVIAGGGPIGGQPELFGYDVPERQGIDLVRDILASPIRVIDTSNGYSVGKSEQRIGTALREMGGLPADHLIVTKVDARGDDYSATRIRDSIRESQDRLGLDTFPLVHLHDPEGHPGSGLDSPGGAIEALVSLRDEGVIGHLGVAGGHIPTMHRMLDTGVFEVILTHSRLTLLDRSADDLVDRAVDLGLGVMNAAVLGGGLLGSRSAKPFYGYRPPAQEILDSAAALHDLADEYGIALANAAVQHSLSDQRVTATVVGFSKSARIPQLLEGLETRIPDQFWNQAAHLLPPSKLWLDPPITHHQV, via the coding sequence ATGAACACCATCCCCACGCCATCCTCACCCACTTGGCTGCGCCCACTCGGATCGACCGGGATCAGCGTCTCGGCCGTGATTGCAGGCGGCGGACCGATCGGCGGACAGCCGGAGTTGTTCGGATACGATGTGCCGGAGCGCCAGGGCATTGACCTCGTCCGGGACATACTGGCCAGCCCGATTCGTGTCATCGACACGTCTAACGGTTACTCCGTCGGCAAGAGCGAACAGCGCATCGGCACCGCTCTGCGCGAGATGGGAGGGCTGCCGGCCGACCACCTCATCGTCACCAAAGTCGACGCGCGCGGAGACGACTACTCCGCCACACGAATCCGGGACTCCATTCGAGAGAGTCAAGACCGTCTCGGTTTGGACACTTTCCCTCTGGTGCATCTTCATGATCCTGAGGGTCATCCCGGCTCCGGACTGGACTCACCGGGTGGCGCGATCGAAGCGCTGGTATCGCTTCGCGACGAGGGTGTGATCGGCCATCTGGGAGTGGCGGGCGGCCATATTCCCACCATGCATCGCATGCTCGACACCGGGGTCTTCGAGGTCATCCTCACCCATTCCCGACTCACCCTGCTCGACCGTTCCGCCGATGACCTTGTCGACCGCGCAGTCGACCTCGGCCTTGGAGTCATGAATGCGGCCGTCCTCGGAGGAGGCCTTCTCGGCTCCCGCAGCGCAAAACCGTTCTACGGATACCGGCCACCGGCACAAGAGATCTTGGACTCCGCCGCTGCATTGCACGACCTCGCCGATGAATATGGCATCGCACTGGCCAACGCCGCCGTGCAGCACTCGCTGTCGGATCAACGCGTCACCGCGACAGTCGTCGGCTTCTCGAAGTCCGCACGGATCCCGCAACTTCTCGAAGGCCTCGAAACCCGGATCCCCGATCAATTCTGGAACCAGGCCGCACACCTTCTCCCGCCTTCCAAGCTTTGGCTCGACCCGCCCATCACACATCATCAGGTGTGA
- a CDS encoding acyltransferase family protein, with protein MQVTRNYFRPDIQGLRAIAVGAVVANHAGLPFLPGGYVGVDVFFVISGFLITSLLLRELDEKGRIDFTGFYSRRARRILPASFAVLVLSVIGAVIWIPPLLRVQMLRDAIATALYVPNFALAIRGTDYLNASSAPSLFQHYWSLGVEEQFYVLWPPILAAVFFARRFRGVATLTVGVLVAVSFVVCVVETFHAQPWAFFSLWTRAWELGIGALAALVLRRWQPRQRSRSAAIASWLGLVGIVTSCVVLNEQTTFPGYLAALPVIATALAIVGGASESRWNSSFVLSRRPFQFIGAISYSLYLVHWPMLVLAQAIVGYYTPLPLWAGSLIAASAVPIAWLLYRFVEVPARHPAWLIRGRPRRSLGLAAAATATVASVAALAIVATILVPLDSGRAIAASAPTAPPITSGFVPSNLTPSLAASSTDNPAIYAQGCEVGYTPSTPHPCSTGPEHAPRIVLFGDSHAAAWYPALERIAADNGFQLVTETKSACPSVDVEISWASAPYSSCDAWRASVIHQLRDDPPAMVVMSNYTNPDFQDKSHESTQWQRGLESSLDQLKDVTQVAVIADTPDLRVSPTVCLSANLRSADACARPAAVALNTPGRVAESVAAKRAGVPLIDMTEYFCTTRQCPVISGNVLMYRDSHHITATYSARLTPALEHRLGPLLAARPGQAD; from the coding sequence ATGCAGGTGACGCGTAACTACTTCCGGCCCGACATTCAGGGGTTGCGTGCCATCGCGGTCGGTGCCGTCGTCGCGAATCATGCCGGGCTGCCGTTCCTGCCGGGAGGGTATGTCGGCGTCGATGTGTTCTTCGTGATCTCCGGCTTCCTGATCACTTCGCTGCTTCTCCGGGAACTCGACGAGAAGGGCCGCATCGATTTCACCGGTTTCTACTCCAGACGAGCCCGCCGGATTCTCCCTGCCTCGTTCGCCGTGCTGGTGCTCTCCGTGATCGGGGCGGTCATCTGGATTCCGCCGCTATTGCGTGTGCAGATGCTGCGGGATGCCATCGCGACAGCACTGTACGTGCCCAATTTCGCTCTGGCGATACGCGGCACCGACTACCTGAACGCGAGCAGCGCACCGTCACTCTTTCAGCACTACTGGTCCCTCGGCGTGGAAGAGCAGTTCTACGTCCTCTGGCCGCCGATTCTCGCTGCCGTATTTTTCGCCCGTCGGTTCCGCGGCGTCGCGACGCTGACAGTCGGTGTGCTGGTCGCCGTCAGTTTCGTCGTGTGCGTTGTAGAGACGTTCCACGCCCAGCCGTGGGCCTTCTTCTCACTATGGACTCGCGCATGGGAACTCGGCATCGGCGCACTTGCCGCCCTCGTCTTGCGACGATGGCAGCCTCGGCAGAGATCCCGTAGCGCAGCGATCGCCTCCTGGCTGGGGCTGGTCGGGATCGTGACGTCGTGCGTTGTCTTGAACGAGCAAACGACCTTCCCCGGTTACCTCGCAGCCCTGCCGGTGATCGCGACTGCGCTTGCCATCGTGGGAGGCGCCTCGGAATCCCGCTGGAATTCCAGCTTCGTGCTGTCGCGTCGCCCCTTTCAGTTCATCGGTGCCATTTCCTATTCGCTGTACCTCGTGCACTGGCCGATGCTGGTTCTGGCACAGGCCATCGTCGGCTATTACACGCCGCTGCCGCTGTGGGCCGGCTCGCTCATCGCAGCATCCGCCGTCCCTATCGCGTGGCTTCTGTATCGCTTCGTTGAAGTCCCCGCGCGTCACCCTGCGTGGCTCATCCGCGGGCGCCCGCGTCGGAGCCTGGGACTGGCCGCGGCGGCGACAGCGACCGTGGCCTCGGTTGCAGCTCTTGCGATCGTCGCCACCATTCTGGTTCCCCTCGACAGTGGCAGAGCCATCGCGGCGTCTGCACCGACTGCCCCACCGATTACCTCCGGGTTCGTGCCCTCCAATCTGACTCCGAGCTTGGCTGCCTCATCGACTGACAATCCCGCGATCTACGCCCAGGGCTGCGAAGTCGGTTACACGCCCTCGACCCCGCATCCGTGCAGTACCGGTCCGGAACACGCACCACGCATTGTTCTTTTCGGCGATTCGCACGCCGCAGCGTGGTATCCGGCCTTGGAGAGAATCGCAGCCGACAACGGCTTTCAACTCGTGACAGAGACGAAGAGTGCGTGCCCATCGGTCGACGTGGAAATCAGCTGGGCAAGCGCCCCATACAGCTCCTGCGACGCGTGGCGCGCCAGCGTCATTCACCAACTACGAGACGATCCACCCGCGATGGTCGTCATGTCGAATTACACGAACCCTGATTTTCAGGACAAGTCTCATGAGTCGACGCAATGGCAGCGCGGCCTCGAGTCCAGCCTCGATCAACTGAAAGACGTCACCCAGGTTGCCGTGATCGCCGACACGCCGGACCTCCGCGTGAGCCCGACCGTCTGCCTCTCCGCGAACCTCCGGTCCGCCGACGCGTGCGCACGACCTGCCGCCGTCGCGCTGAATACCCCGGGACGCGTGGCAGAGAGCGTGGCCGCGAAGCGCGCTGGAGTCCCACTCATCGACATGACCGAATACTTCTGCACAACGCGCCAGTGCCCGGTCATCTCAGGAAACGTCCTCATGTATCGGGACTCCCACCACATCACCGCCACGTACAGCGCCAGATTGACACCGGCCTTGGAACATCGACTTGGCCCGTTACTGGCTGCCCGTCCAGGGCAGGCCGACTAG
- a CDS encoding response regulator transcription factor encodes MSITVLLVDDQAIVREGFRAILERDPEIAVVGEASDGATALMQARALLPNVIVMDVRMPGVDGIRATEEITADPVLEHSRVLVVTTYDVDANVFAALRAGASGFLLKDLDAAELRRAVHVVAAGDSLLAPSATRSLIASFVATPPPADAGHPRAGEARPLAQLTDREREIVGLVARGLGNDDIADRLVISPTTVKTHVSHALIKLGARDRAQLVVFAYESGLVI; translated from the coding sequence GTGAGCATCACCGTGCTTCTGGTCGACGATCAGGCGATCGTGCGCGAGGGATTCCGCGCCATCCTGGAACGCGACCCTGAGATCGCGGTCGTTGGCGAGGCTTCCGACGGCGCGACAGCGCTGATGCAGGCCCGGGCACTACTGCCGAACGTGATCGTGATGGATGTGCGGATGCCCGGCGTGGACGGCATCCGCGCCACCGAGGAGATCACCGCCGACCCCGTATTGGAGCACTCGCGCGTGCTCGTCGTGACCACATACGACGTGGACGCGAACGTCTTCGCCGCGCTTCGCGCCGGGGCCAGCGGCTTCCTGCTCAAGGATCTCGACGCAGCCGAGCTGCGCCGCGCCGTCCACGTCGTCGCCGCGGGCGACTCCCTCCTCGCCCCCAGCGCTACACGGTCGCTCATCGCCTCGTTCGTCGCCACTCCGCCCCCTGCCGATGCCGGCCACCCGCGGGCTGGAGAAGCGCGTCCGCTCGCCCAGCTCACGGACCGGGAGCGCGAGATCGTCGGACTCGTCGCCAGGGGGCTGGGCAACGACGACATCGCCGATCGACTCGTGATCAGCCCCACGACGGTCAAGACCCACGTGTCCCACGCCCTCATCAAGCTCGGGGCACGCGACCGCGCGCAGCTCGTCGTGTTCGCATATGAATCAGGTCTCGTGATCTAG